The Nycticebus coucang isolate mNycCou1 chromosome 2, mNycCou1.pri, whole genome shotgun sequence genome includes a window with the following:
- the TLE7 gene encoding transducin-like enhancer protein 7, with amino-acid sequence MSGEKKEVSLGILRVQNEPEDRRNVPESSGISSQHEQQGQYQLDSPCGTAQQPPGSPVQHHPVYGEMSGVTQQQWVPQALDRPELQATCLSAVEPGEVAEAGPSSLPGSELGQPCSSPPPSEEVCSLLRAIPPFPDDVVVRPRAPRKSWKSGTLRHGKRVYAIAISGSTHHVYTCGSGYIRVWDERALLASDEPPQVQLDFQDHQDCVLTCKLLPDEQSLITGGVAQTLTLWDLAPTPRVRAQLESTGLMCHSLAVSSDAHICLACFRGFVEVWDLQNQVLIRRQELPKFGSRCIDIAGNKFWTGGEDTNLYSWDLRSYKRIQHHHLEYEILSITHDPGEEWMLVGLRTGEMVILHAHRDEKFKAVLQRYLHYHNIKFASSGSFFVTTMDETLRCLEAPSLRRLFQVEEPLEIVCCDVSSDNQYLVTGSKKSATVYQLLY; translated from the exons ATGagtggagagaagaaagaggtCTCACTCGGTATTCTCAGGGTTCAGAATGAACCAGAGGACAGGAGGAATGTGCCAGAAAGTTCTGGTATTTCCTCTCAGCATGAGCAACAAGGGCAGTACCAACTGGACAGTCCATGTGGGACAGCCCAGCAGCCCCCGGGGTCCCCAGTGCAGCACCACCCAGTCTATGGAGAGATGAGTGGTGTGACCCAGCAGCAGTGGGTCCCCCAGGCCCTGGACAGACCTGAGCTCCAGGCCACTTGTCTCTCTGCAGTGGAACCAGGAGAGGTAGCAGAGGCTGGCCCAAG CTCCCTACCAGGATCTGAGCTTG GCCAGCCTTGCTCATCACCCCCTCCTAGTGAAGAGGTCTGCTCACTGCTCAGAGCAATT CCCCCTTTTCCAGATGATGTTGTGGTTAGGCCCAGGGCCCCACGAAAATCCTGGAAGTCTGGCACACTCCGCCATGGAAAGAGAGTTTACGCTATTGCCATCAGCGGTTCAACACACCATGTGTACACCTGTGGTTCTGGCTACATCAGGGTGTGGGATGAGAGGGCTCTGCTTGCCTCAGACGAGCCCCCTCAGGTCCAGCTGGACTTTCAG GACCACCAGGACTGTGTCCTCACCTGCAAACTGTTGCCGGATGAGCAGAGTCTGATCACAGGGGGTGTGGCCCAAACTCTGACTCTCTGGGACCTGGCACCCACACCCCGAGTCCGGGCACAGCTGGAATCTACAGGCCTCATGTGCCACTCTCTGGCTGTCTCCTCTGATGCCCACATCTGCTTGGCTTGTTTCAGAGGATTTGTTGAGGTTTGGGATTTGCAGAACCAAGTCTTGATCAG GAGGCAGGAACTCCCCAAATTTGGATCTCGATGTATTGACATCGCAGGCAATAAGTTCTGGACAGGAGGTGAAGACACCAACCTGTATTCCTGGGACCTGAGGAGCTACAAGAGGATACAGCACCATCATTTAGAGTATGAG ATCCTCAGCATTACCCATGACCCTGGTGAGGAATGGATGTTAGTTGGCCTGAGGACAGGTGAAATGGTCATCCTACACGCTCATCGGGATGAAAAGTTTAAGGCTGTCCTGCAAAGATACCTCCACTACCACAACATCAAGTTCGCCTCCTCTG GGAGCTTTTTTGTGACCACAATGGATGAGACCCTCCGCTGCTTGGAGGCACCTTCATTGCGGAGGTTGTTTCAG GTAGAGGAGCCTTTAGAAATCGTGTGTTGTGATGTGTCTTCTGACAACCAGTATCTGGTCACGGGCTCTAAGAAAAGTGCCACAGTTTACCAGCTCTTGTA